A genomic segment from Bradyrhizobium sp. ISRA430 encodes:
- a CDS encoding ABC transporter substrate-binding protein: MRIRSSICLAVLVLAFSAISARAETVVRYGISMADIPLTTGQPDRGAGAYQFTAYTIYDPLVAWEMDVADRPGRLVPGLATEWKVDDNDKTKWRFSLRKGVRFHDGSEFNADAVIWNLDKVLNDKAPQFDKRQSAQVKTRLPSVASYAKIDDFTVEITTKTVDSFFPYQMLWFLVSSPAQYDKLGKDWDKFASQPSGTGPFKLTKLVPRELAELTKNPDYWNKKRIAKVDRIVLVPMPEALTRTNALLAGQVDLIETPAPDAVPQLKAAGMKIVDNITPHVWNYHLSVLPGSPWTDIRLRKALNLAIDREGVVGLMNGLAKPAKGQVDPSSPWFGKPSFDITYDLAAAKKLVEEAGYSKDKPLKTTFIIAQGGTGQMLSLPMNEFLQQSFKEISIDIDFKVVELETLYTHWRKGAADEMNAGITANNIAYVTSDPLYAIVRFFASDQIAPVGVNWGGYKNPKVDALINEAKQTFDTVRQDDLIAQAHALIVDDAVLVWVVHDTNPHALSPRIKQFVQAQHWFQDLTTIGVE; the protein is encoded by the coding sequence ATGCGTATTCGATCATCGATTTGCCTCGCCGTGCTTGTGCTGGCGTTCTCTGCAATCTCGGCGCGCGCCGAAACCGTGGTGCGCTACGGCATCTCGATGGCGGATATTCCGCTGACGACGGGCCAGCCCGATCGCGGTGCCGGCGCCTATCAGTTCACGGCCTACACGATCTACGATCCGCTGGTCGCCTGGGAGATGGACGTCGCCGACCGGCCCGGCAGGCTGGTGCCGGGGCTCGCCACCGAATGGAAGGTCGACGACAACGACAAGACCAAATGGCGCTTCAGCTTGCGCAAGGGCGTGAGGTTTCACGACGGCAGCGAGTTCAATGCCGATGCGGTGATCTGGAATCTCGACAAGGTGCTCAACGACAAGGCGCCGCAATTCGACAAGCGCCAGAGCGCGCAGGTGAAGACGCGCCTGCCCTCGGTCGCGAGCTACGCCAAGATCGATGACTTCACGGTGGAGATCACGACCAAGACGGTCGACTCCTTCTTTCCCTATCAGATGCTCTGGTTCCTGGTGTCGAGCCCCGCGCAGTACGACAAGCTCGGCAAGGACTGGGACAAGTTCGCAAGCCAGCCCTCCGGCACCGGCCCGTTCAAGCTGACAAAACTCGTGCCGCGCGAGCTCGCGGAGCTCACCAAGAACCCGGACTACTGGAACAAGAAGCGCATTGCGAAGGTCGATAGAATCGTGCTGGTGCCGATGCCGGAAGCGCTGACGCGCACCAACGCGCTGCTGGCCGGGCAGGTCGATCTGATCGAGACGCCGGCGCCGGACGCCGTGCCGCAGCTCAAGGCGGCCGGCATGAAGATCGTCGACAACATCACGCCGCATGTCTGGAATTATCATCTCAGCGTGCTGCCCGGCTCGCCCTGGACCGACATTCGCCTGCGCAAGGCGCTCAACCTCGCGATCGACCGCGAGGGCGTGGTCGGCCTGATGAACGGCCTCGCCAAGCCGGCGAAAGGTCAAGTCGATCCGTCGAGCCCGTGGTTCGGCAAGCCGAGCTTCGACATCACGTATGATCTCGCTGCTGCCAAGAAGCTGGTCGAGGAGGCCGGCTACTCCAAGGACAAGCCGCTGAAGACCACCTTCATCATCGCCCAAGGCGGCACCGGGCAGATGCTGTCGCTGCCAATGAACGAATTCCTGCAGCAGAGTTTCAAGGAAATCAGCATCGACATCGACTTCAAGGTCGTCGAGCTCGAGACGTTATATACGCATTGGCGCAAGGGCGCGGCCGACGAAATGAACGCAGGCATCACCGCCAACAACATCGCCTATGTCACCTCGGATCCGCTCTACGCCATCGTACGCTTCTTCGCCTCCGACCAGATCGCGCCGGTCGGCGTCAACTGGGGCGGCTACAAGAACCCGAAGGTCGATGCGCTGATCAATGAAGCCAAGCAGACTTTCGACACCGTCAGGCAGGACGATCTGATCGCACAGGCGCATGCCCTGATCGTCGACGACGCCGTGCTGGTCTGGGTCGTCCACGACACCAACCCGCACGCGCTGTCGCCCAGGATCAAGCAGTTCGTCCAGGCGCAGCACTGGTTCCAGGACCTGACCACGATCGGGGTGGAGTGA